Proteins found in one uncultured Desulfuromonas sp. genomic segment:
- a CDS encoding type II toxin-antitoxin system HipA family toxin — MIEHIEVTIQLGEESLVAGEMVCELSAGGPHGAFRYFHDYLQHPQAFALDPVSLPLKTGSFTIETPGVFGVFEDSLPDDWGRRLLIRKHHLTRHQQSLPNLLLALGSNGLGALSFHRSGETPVPSTPVSGLYLQQLLEGAQAFERGEQDDSTISLLLGAGSSPGGARPKALIYDEETNEQLIAKFPSIKDQVDVVRIEAATMSLAQKAGLTVPDCRVVECAGKPVLLVKRFDVVPDGRRHMISFQTLLKAGGYCQCRYADLIQVLRQHSAEPATDLQALYRQMVFNAVIHNTDDHLKNFWMTYDIHQGWRLSPAFDLIPDVAQRGEHVLFFDVDPVYPGRKALEGLGKIWRIPQYHVIVDQVFDAVSHWREQFREFGILPTDTERFSEIDRYLMT, encoded by the coding sequence ATGATTGAGCACATTGAAGTGACGATCCAGCTCGGCGAAGAATCCCTGGTTGCTGGAGAGATGGTGTGTGAACTGTCAGCAGGGGGGCCACACGGGGCATTTCGATATTTCCACGACTATCTCCAGCATCCGCAAGCCTTTGCCCTTGATCCTGTCTCATTACCGTTGAAGACGGGTTCATTTACCATTGAAACTCCCGGCGTGTTTGGTGTCTTTGAAGACAGTCTTCCTGATGACTGGGGTCGTCGTTTGTTGATTCGTAAGCATCATTTGACCCGCCACCAGCAATCTCTCCCCAATCTACTGCTGGCTCTTGGTTCAAATGGATTGGGCGCATTGTCCTTTCATCGCAGTGGCGAAACTCCTGTCCCGTCAACACCGGTTTCTGGTCTCTATCTGCAACAACTTCTTGAAGGCGCACAAGCCTTTGAACGGGGCGAGCAGGACGATAGCACCATCTCGTTACTGCTGGGTGCCGGTAGTTCGCCCGGAGGCGCACGTCCAAAAGCCCTTATTTACGATGAAGAAACCAACGAACAGCTGATTGCCAAATTTCCCAGCATCAAAGATCAGGTTGATGTGGTGCGCATTGAAGCGGCAACCATGAGTCTGGCTCAAAAGGCAGGATTGACCGTCCCGGACTGCCGTGTCGTTGAATGCGCAGGAAAGCCTGTGTTGCTGGTAAAACGCTTTGATGTTGTCCCCGATGGCCGCCGCCACATGATCAGCTTCCAGACCCTGCTTAAGGCCGGAGGTTATTGTCAGTGCCGTTATGCGGATCTGATTCAGGTCCTGCGTCAGCACAGCGCTGAACCAGCCACAGACCTACAAGCTTTGTACCGCCAGATGGTGTTTAATGCCGTCATCCACAATACCGACGATCATCTGAAAAACTTCTGGATGACCTATGATATCCACCAGGGCTGGCGTCTGTCACCGGCCTTTGACCTGATTCCCGATGTCGCTCAGCGCGGAGAACATGTTTTGTTCTTCGATGTCGATCCTGTTTATCCCGGTCGCAAAGCTCTGGAAGGGCTTGGTAAAATCTGGCGCATTCCCCAGTATCATGTGATTGTTGACCAAGTCTTTGATGCCGTTAGTCACTGGAGAGAACAATTCAGAGAGTTTGGAATCCTTCCGACCGATACCGAACGCTTCAGCGAGATTGATCGTTATCTGATGACGTAA